AGATACGGCCCCGTGGCACCGCGAAGAAAAGCAGCTAGCGAGTGTAAAGTAGCGGCGGCCTCGTAAGAAGGAGGGGTGCGGGAGTATTTATCTTCGCAAACGTTCTCGACAACGTTACCAGCCGCCCGGCCCGCCTGCCGTATACCCTTCAGTCTGACCTCCCGCCGCTGGTTAAGCCGGCTGGGTCCAGTAAATAGTGAAAGTAGTGCCTTCGCCTACGGTGCTGCTCACTTCCAGGTGGCCTCCCTGACTGGTTACAATGCGCTGCACGAGGTAGAGGCCGACACCCGTGCCCTCAATAGTAGGGTGCTGCCGCACAAAAAGCTGAAAGACGGGCGCTTGCGGGTTGGCTAGGTCCATGCCCAGGCCGTTATCCTGCACCTCCAGTACGGGCTGGCCTTCGGCCGTGAGGTAGCTGCGCAGGCGAATGCGGGGCTGGCGGTCAGGATGCGCAAATTTGAGGGCGTTGCTTACCAGATTGTGCACCACCGAGCGCAGATTGGCGCGGCTGTAGAGCAGGCCCGGTGCCTCGTCTACCAGCACCTCAAACTGGGCCTGGCGCAGCTGCGCCTGGGGACGCAGGCCGAGCACTACCTCTTCCAGAATCAGGGCCAGGTCTAGTATCTCGGCCGGCTCCTGCTGGGCGCGCTGCGAGCGCACGGTAGCGGCCAGGTCCTGCAAGGTGGTGTCGAGCTGGCCCAGGGCATCGTCTACCATGGCCAGCAGGTAAGCTTCGTCGGGGTCGGCGAAGCTAGCCGTGCGGCGCAACTCCTCAAACAGCCCCCGCAGGTTCAGCGCCGGCTGCCGCAAATCGTGCGAGGCCGCATACACGAAAGTGTCCAGGTCGTGGTGGGCGCGGGCCAGTTCATCGTACTGGGTTTGCAGCGCCTGGTGCAGCAGGTGCTGGTCTTGCACGTCGGTGCAGGTGCCAAACCAGCGCAGGCCCCGCTCATCGACCAGCTGCCGCGCCCGAATGATGTGCCAGCGATAAAGACCATCGTGCCGCCGCATCCGGTACTCGCCCTCAAACGTTTGCCCGCTGGCAATGCTCTGCACCCAGTAGCGGGCGGCTTCGGCCTGCTCCTCCGGGTGTAGCAGGCTCACCCAGCCGGTCGGCCCCAGCTCATCCAGCGTCAGGCCCGAATAGTCGGTAGTATAGCGGTTATAGTAGTCAATAAAGCCTTCCGTGGTAGCAGTCCAGATAAGCTCGGGAATACTGTCGGCCAGAAAGCGTAGTTCCGCCTCTCCGCGGCGCAGGGCCTCGGCCAGCTCCCGCTGGTCGTGCACCTCGGTGAGCGCGCCGTGCCAGAAAACGGGCTCGTTCGGCGCGTGCAATTCGGGCAAGGCGCGGCTCAGCATCCAGCGGTACTGGCCGTCGTGCCGCCGCAGGCGGTACTCGTAGCTCCAGCCCGTGCCGGTGCGCCGGGCCTGCTCGGCCTGGTAAAGGATGCGCAGGCGGTCGTCGGGATGAATAAGGAGGGGCCAGATGGCGTCGACAGCCGCAATGGGCGGCTGGCCCGTGAAGTAGTACCACTGCGGGCTCACGTATTCGTAGTGGCCCTGGGCATCGACGCTAAACGTGATTTGGGGCACTGTTTCGGTGAGCACCCGCAGCCGGGCATCCAGGCGCCGCGTTTCCAGGGCAAGGTGGTGTGCCTGCTGCCGCGCCTCTTCCTGCGCCGTCACATCTACCGCAAATAAGAGCAGCCCGCTGATGGCTTTTCCGGCCTCCTGCACCGGCTCCAGGGCTAGGTCGTAGTACCGCACAACGGTCTGTTGGCCCGCATTGGGCGGGGCTGGCAAGCCGTAGGCCTTGGTAATGAAAGGCTGCCCTGACTGGTAGACCTGCTGGATAACTTCGTGCAAATCGGCCGGGAGCTGGCTGGCACACGCGGCCAGCAGCTGCCCTTCCTGCGCCTGCGGGCCCAACACTGCCCGCATGGCGGCATTGACGAAACTGAAGCGTAGCTCAGCTCCATGTAGAGTAGCAACCCCGGCTGGAATGCGCCGCAGAATAGAGTGTAAGTGCTGCTCAGGCATAGCGTGAAACGAAGGTACGCATCGCGGGGGCGAGCAGTTGGCCTTTCGCCAGCCGGGGGCAGGCTAGCGCACCGGCTGCTCCACCGGGGCAGCCGCGGGTTCGTTGCCGAATACAGCTAGCCGCACGAGGTCTACCAGCAGCGCATCGGCAATCGTGAGGGTGCTGGGGGGCGGGGGCACGCGGTGGGGCAGTAGAAACCCTTCCAGCGCCTCAAAGCCCGCCGGTTCCAGCGGGTGAAAAGCCATTGACCACTGCGCAAAACTGCGGGCGGCAATGGGCCGTTGCACGAGCTTACGAACGTTGGAGTGGCGGCCATCGCGGGCAATACGCTCAAAGAGAGGCTCCAGCACTTCGGGAGAGCCTTCAATGAGCTGGGCAATATTGCCGTGGCTGTAAAAGAGAATCCCGGTAACCTGGTGGCGGGCGTTGTCGCGGCGGCACTGCTCGAGGAGGGCCTGGAGTTCCTGGTCAGAAAGCGGACGCACCGCGCGGCTCATATAGGCAATATGAATCATCCCCAAAAGTAGTAAGGCCGTTACTTCTGCACACGGTGCTGGTGCGAAGGCAATCGAACTAAAACCAATAATTAGAGCAAATTCGGGGGCAGTGTACGGTGCGAGCTGCCGGCTCAGCAAAGCCAAGCCAGTACCCAGCGGAAAGCAGTCTGGAAGTAACTTTTTGCCGAGGCAGATGATTCTTTACTGTTTTGCGCAATAATTTCTCCGAGCGCCTCGCCCCACTGCTTAAGAGTACGCCTGAGAAATCATTACTACCGGTATTATTCAGGCCGTATTTAAATTCTGAACAGGTATTTGCCTTAATTGCGCCGAGTGCAATACGAATAGGTGCTGAGGTTTTTCTGTTCAATAAGAAAGAATCGAAGTAAACGTGTCGTTTTGTTACGTAAGCAGGCCATAAATTTCGCCATCGCTTTTTATGTGTCGCCGATACAACTAGTTGGATACCCATCCTGATTAACGTCGCCCAGAGTTGCGCTACGCAAAGTATCGGGGAACCTCGTAAAGCAAAAGGTATGCGTAGCAAAATTACCATCTTTGGTCGCGTAAAACAGCCAGTACGTCATCATCCTTATTTACTGCAGGCAACGATGTCGCGGGCTAGCCACTACCGCTCACTACTTCCACTGCAAGGCCGCTAGCTCGTGTAGTGGTGCCGTAATTAACGACCAGCAGTGAAAAGTAAAAGAATGCGCGATTGAGTAAAGGCTGCCGTGTTGAAATATAAAAAAATAAATCTTGAGAATAGAGCGTATTATTTGCTCCGCTTCCTAAAAATGATATACGAATGGTGTGGTACACCCGGAGCATCACAAGCCTGCTGCATCTTTTGTTTTTGGTGCTATCCTAATTAGACTGCGTGGATTAGCAAGATTATCGTCGTTACATAAAACAGGTGTAAAAGTTCAGGTCCCCACGGTCCTTTATAAAAGCTTTCGAAGTAAATAATTTGCAGTAGCTTTGCAGGAAGATTATTTTCTACTTACAAACGCTTTTAAAAATGGCATTAGACCTCACCCAACTTCAAACGCTGCTGAACAAAGCCGAACAGAATGAAGCACTGATAGGCGACTTGCAAAAGCAATTCAAAAAGGTTCGCGCCGTTTTCGATGAAATGGAAAAACTCCTTGAAGATAACTACGTTTCCAAGGGTCGCAAAGCGCGGGCGGCTGCTGAAACTGACGCAGAAGCCCCCTACGGCCGCAAGAAGGATGGCACCCCCAAACAGCGTCCCGGCCGCGTGAAGGCAGAATAAATAAGCCCACCGTATCAACGCTCAAAACCCCCTGCTTCTGCAAAACGAAGGAGGGGGTTTTGATTAGGAAGTTATTTCCATATGAAGTCCTTTTATGCGCTCGCTCAATAAATAATTTATTGGCTATTAGAAACTAAATTACTTGTGGCCTCCTGCTAGTCGACAGCTAAAAGGGTGTTAGGAAATCAGGTAGTATCCAAGCGGTTGAGGCACAAGGTCAAGTGGGCAATGAGTAGCCAGGTTTCAGGAGAACGCGGGGTAAATTTGTAGTAGATGGCTAAGCGGCCCGAGCCGAGCGGGCCAATCAGGCGCGTATCGGCGGGGTAAATTTGTAGTAGATGGCTAAGCGGCGGAAGCCGGTGAGCCAAGCAAAAGCGCGTTCCACGACCCAGCGCTTGGCCACCGGTACAAAGCCCCAGGTGCCAGGTGGCCGACTGCCCACTGGGTGCGTAAAGCCGAGCTTGGCCACGTGCCGGGCGAAGCGTCTTTGATTGGCCGCGTGCACCCGGCAAGCCAGGATGTGACCCTTCACATCGTTAATAATCTGGTGTTTACGGCCAATGACGTGCTTGCCTCCATCCAGACTCCGGTGTTCAAAGATGTGCGGGGCGCGCCGCACGCTTTGGCTGTCGAGGCAGAGGAGCGAAGGAGCAGCGGGCCGGCCGCCACCCGGTCGGCTTAGTTAACGGCATCCGTCAAGCACGGCCACCGCTCGCTAAGCTGCCAGCGGCGGAAGTAGTAGTATACAGCCGACCAGGGCGGAAAATTGCCGTGTAGACAACGCCACTGGCAGCCTGTGCGACAGATAGTGCGCAGTGCGTCAACGGCTAAGCGCAGATAATGGCGGCGTTTGCGTTGGATAGGTAGCAGCGCGGCGATACCCTACCACTGCGAGTCAGGAAGGGGTTGATGATAGTCAACCATAAGGCGGGCCGGAGCCTAAGAGGCTGTTTAAGTTAACCGGGCAAGTCGGCGGATATTGGCCACGTAGAGCCAGGCATTGGCGTGCTGGGTTTTGCGTTTATAGTCTTTGGCCAGCCGCCGGTTGTTGCCGGCCCAGGCAATGCTGCGCTCGACCACCCAGCGCTTGGCCTGAATGCAGAAACGGCCTTTCTGGGCCAACACCCCCGTTGGTACCTGCGCCTGCACGCCACGCCGGGCCAGGTGCTGGCGAAAGCGCTTGCCGAAGCCCCCGTCCACGAACACGATTTGCACCTGGTCGAGCACTTCGCTGCCCACGGTCAGCGCCTCCCACAGCCGAGCGGCCGTGGCTCCATCGGGGCAGCTCGCCGCTACTACGCAGCTGGCCAGCAGGTTGCCCAGCGTATCGACCAGAAAAAAGCGTTTGCGGCCTTTGAGGCGTTTGCCCGCATCGTAGCCCACCCGCGCCGTGCTGGTGGCCGTATTCTTCCCGCGTTGACTGGCGAGGATAGCCGCCGTCGGTTGGGCGTTTTTTTTGCCCGTTCCCGTGCCGCGATGCTCAGGCAGCCACTGACCCGTTCCCAGGTGCCGTCGGCGCTCCATTTGGTGAAGGAGTAGTACACCGTCGCCCAAGGTGGCAGGTCTGCGGGGACATCCCGCCACACGCACCCGTTCTTTAACACGTAGAAAATGCCGTTGACGATGGCTTGCAAGGGCCACTTGCTGGTGCGCTGCACGACAAACAGCGGCGCAATCCGCTGCCATTGGCGGGCCGTAAGGTCTGAGCTATACCCCTTTTGCTGCATCCCCCAAACCTACTAACTTAAACAGCTTCTAAGAACTCCGCGCGCTGCTTACTGGCTCGTTTTCTTTTGCGTTACTACCAATTCCTAACACCTTATAAGTCAGATTGTGGGCTTTCCACTTTTATGCTGATTGCCGTATGGCCTCCAGTACTGCAGCTGGCGTCATGGGCAATGAGCGTAGGCGCTTGCCAGTAGCGTGGAACACAACGTTGGCCACCGCGGCGGTCACACCCACGATGGAAATCTCGCCGATGCCCTTCACGCCCATGGCGTTCACATAGGGGTCGTGCTCGTCGATGAACTCTACCGTCATGGCCGGGATGTCGGCGTTGACGGGTACGTGGTAGTCGGCTAGGTTGGCATTGGTGTAGCGGGCCAGGTGCGGGTCGCGCACCGATGCCTCTATGAGGGCTGCGCCGATGCCGAAGATGCTGCCGCCAATAAC
The genomic region above belongs to Hymenobacter sp. BRD128 and contains:
- a CDS encoding PAS domain-containing protein; translation: MRAVLGPQAQEGQLLAACASQLPADLHEVIQQVYQSGQPFITKAYGLPAPPNAGQQTVVRYYDLALEPVQEAGKAISGLLLFAVDVTAQEEARQQAHHLALETRRLDARLRVLTETVPQITFSVDAQGHYEYVSPQWYYFTGQPPIAAVDAIWPLLIHPDDRLRILYQAEQARRTGTGWSYEYRLRRHDGQYRWMLSRALPELHAPNEPVFWHGALTEVHDQRELAEALRRGEAELRFLADSIPELIWTATTEGFIDYYNRYTTDYSGLTLDELGPTGWVSLLHPEEQAEAARYWVQSIASGQTFEGEYRMRRHDGLYRWHIIRARQLVDERGLRWFGTCTDVQDQHLLHQALQTQYDELARAHHDLDTFVYAASHDLRQPALNLRGLFEELRRTASFADPDEAYLLAMVDDALGQLDTTLQDLAATVRSQRAQQEPAEILDLALILEEVVLGLRPQAQLRQAQFEVLVDEAPGLLYSRANLRSVVHNLVSNALKFAHPDRQPRIRLRSYLTAEGQPVLEVQDNGLGMDLANPQAPVFQLFVRQHPTIEGTGVGLYLVQRIVTSQGGHLEVSSTVGEGTTFTIYWTQPA
- a CDS encoding BLUF domain-containing protein gives rise to the protein MIHIAYMSRAVRPLSDQELQALLEQCRRDNARHQVTGILFYSHGNIAQLIEGSPEVLEPLFERIARDGRHSNVRKLVQRPIAARSFAQWSMAFHPLEPAGFEALEGFLLPHRVPPPPSTLTIADALLVDLVRLAVFGNEPAAAPVEQPVR
- a CDS encoding transposase, with amino-acid sequence MAALLPIQRKRRHYLRLAVDALRTICRTGCQWRCLHGNFPPWSAVYYYFRRWQLSERWPCLTDAVN
- a CDS encoding transposase, translated to MERRRHLGTGQWLPEHRGTGTGKKNAQPTAAILASQRGKNTATSTARVGYDAGKRLKGRKRFFLVDTLGNLLASCVVAASCPDGATAARLWEALTVGSEVLDQVQIVFVDGGFGKRFRQHLARRGVQAQVPTGVLAQKGRFCIQAKRWVVERSIAWAGNNRRLAKDYKRKTQHANAWLYVANIRRLARLT